In one Sulfitobacter sp. LCG007 genomic region, the following are encoded:
- the ybeY gene encoding rRNA maturation RNase YbeY produces MTDIDIAIEDERWERCGLPALAERAARGVFERLGLTGNAAEISILACDDARIAALNADFRGKPQPTNVLSWPAEDLAAEAPGGMPEAPAAGPDGVVELGDIAIAWETCAREAADQGKEFSSHLCHLLVHSILHLLGFDHVRDADAALMEGLEIEILGKMGIDDPYRH; encoded by the coding sequence ATGACCGACATAGACATCGCCATTGAGGATGAGCGCTGGGAACGCTGCGGGCTGCCCGCGCTTGCCGAACGTGCGGCACGCGGCGTGTTCGAAAGGCTGGGGCTGACGGGCAATGCCGCCGAAATCTCGATCCTGGCCTGCGACGACGCGCGCATTGCGGCGCTCAACGCGGATTTCAGGGGCAAGCCGCAGCCGACCAACGTGCTGAGCTGGCCGGCCGAGGATCTGGCCGCCGAGGCGCCGGGCGGCATGCCGGAGGCGCCAGCAGCCGGACCGGACGGCGTAGTCGAGCTCGGCGATATCGCGATCGCGTGGGAAACCTGCGCGCGGGAAGCCGCCGATCAGGGCAAGGAATTCTCAAGCCACCTGTGTCATCTCCTGGTGCATTCGATCCTTCATCTGCTCGGATTCGACCATGTCCGGGATGCCGATGCGGCACTGATGGAAGGTCTCGAGATCGAAATACTTGGCAAGATGGGCATTGATGACCCATATAGGCACTGA